AACAGTGGGGGCATCCAAGACATACAAGGTCAGGTTCATCCGTGGAGGTTGAGAGGGACTCCCTTGCACCTGCAATATCCCCTGCATCGATGCTCACATGATCATCAGCCCCTGATGCATCCGCATCCATGTACTCGGGTGTCAGGCCCTCAACATGGTAGAGTGCAACGGCCCCTGATGATGCCATGGCGGCCCCGAGGGTCTTGAGGTCGTCCGGCTCAGGCTTTGAAATGAATCGGAAGTAGGGTACACCCTCACCGACCATTTTACCGGTAATGTGTCCCAGGGCACCGTAATCAGAACCCGAGAGTTCACACTCAACATCAACAACCAGGGTGGCGGCACGGTTCTCATCAAGATGATAGCCATATTCGGGTGTTTTTCCGCATATTGCAGCTGCCAGGGCACCGGGTCCACCCTCCCTGTTTGTCCTGGCTCCAAGGACAGAATTTGCGTATGATACGGCCGAGGACTCTGACCATGCGATATGGGAGCCCCTCAGGGGAACGTTCCCTATGAGGTAGGGGGTGCATGTGCAGGTGTTCATAACATCCATGGATGAGTAGGCATCAACTATCCTTATCTGCCTCTCTGCAAATTCCTCTGAAAAACCCATTTCCCTCCATCTTTCAAGATCAAGTCCTGCAGGGTTAAGCGTACTTGTAACCTTCACCCTGGCGCCGCGTGAGCTGAGATCCTCAAGGTATTCCAGTCCCGCATCCCCTATGGTCTTGTATGACACACCTGAAATCTGGGCGGAGCTGATATCAACCATTCCTTCAGCACCGTAGATGTCCCCCAGGGCAACCAGTATCTCCATGCTCTTCTGGATGGTTTCACCGAACTCCCCATCATACATTCTCTCTTCAGTCCTGCTGAGGTACATTATTCACACCTTACCTGTCTGGGTCCCGATAATCTCATCAACAAGCTGCAGAAAGCTTTCCATGTCCCTGTAGGGTATCATGGCGCCTGCTGCTATATCATGGCCTCCCCCGGTACCCCCGAAACTTGAGGCAGCATCCCTGAGGGCAAGGCCAAGGTTAACGCCCCTTTCAATGGCGGACCTGGTTGTCCTTGCAGAGACCTTGACATGGCGGTCCATGCGTGAAAGGCCGAGGAGGGGGATGTCAGGGTCCAGGAGCTGGAGGGATAGTGATATGCTTGCAATTGTACCCATTATGCTTTTGAAGGTCTTATGCTCACTGTAGATGTACTGTATATTTGACATTACAGATGAACCCTCCCTCCTTATCCAGGAAAGGCCCCTGATTATTTCTTCACGGTAGTTCTTCTGAAGTTCCAGGCCAACTTCAAGGGCTCCTTCACCTTCACCAAGGCATAAACCTATCCCGATCCCGTATTTACGGTTCTTACCGCAGGCGTCAAGGACCCTTGCAAAGTCAGAAAGGTCCCTTATTTCTGGCTGGAATCCCCTTGCAGTGAGGACCTCCCCGAATATAGCCGGGTTTATGCGTATCAGTTCTTCCTTTAGGATATCCCTCTCCTCGGGTGAAAGGTCACCGTACCTGACACCATATGAGACACCTATCCTTTCAAGGAAACCCCTGGAGGCTTCCATGTCGCCGGTTAACCCGGGGAGGGGAGGGTTGAAGGTGTATGCTATGGACCTGTAGAGTGGTTCATGGTACCTTGATGCGATCCTGAGGTCATTGTGGGCCTGGAGCGTGCCTGATTCAATGGCCTCCTCCATTATGAAACTGTTGGCGCCCCTGAAACCATCATCGTACTGCATGTCACCGAAGGCCCCTACAAGGGCAAGGGGGGCCGTGTCCCTTGTGATGGATCTTGTGGCGATGTAGGCGGTCCCTGATGCACTGAGGTCCCTGCTCCCGTCAAGGCCATGCAGGTGGGGGTTGAGGTGCACTATATTTGAGTCCGTCCTGAAATCGGAGGGCTGGTGATGGTCTGCAATTATAACATCTCCCCTGAGGCGGGATATATCCTCAAGGTGGGCGCTTCCCATGTCACAGAAAAAGAAGAGGGAGTATTTCTCCCCTGCCAGTTTCTTTATGAATTCCCTTTTCAGGCGTGAAAGGATGGAGATGTGGAACTGGCCATTTTTTGATGAAATGGCCTTGGCCACAACTCCAGCAGCCGATAGACCATCGGCGTCGTTGTGTGAGATTACACGGATTATGTTGCCCTCATTTACATGTTCCTCAAGGACCCGTGAAGCCTCACCGCCACGGACTGTAATTGTTTCAGGAAGTTTATTTGACGAGGAGGGCTGCTTTCTGTGGGTCATATCTCCATCCTTCAGGCAGGACACCTTCTCTTACATAGTACCTTACAAGACGCCTTATCTTGGATTCAACGATCTGAAGACCCCTCCTTGTGTGGAGGTCCTTAGGGTGCTCTTTAAGGTGGTCCCTTATGTTAACGGCCTTTCTTATCAGGTTCATAAGGTCCTCAGGGTATTCTGGTTTTAATTCATGTTTATCCAGAATTTCTGTTATTTTAAGTCCTGTAACAGCCTTTACACTGGGTATACCGTGCTGGTCCCTCAGTATGATTCCAATTTTACTTGCGGAGTTGCCCTCCCTGTAAAGTTTCACTATAAGATCCTCTATTTCTTCGTCTGAGTATTCAACCCATTCAGGTTTTAGAGACATCAGATCACCTCATAATTTTCAATGAACCACCGGGCAAATTTCTTGAGGGCCCGGCTTCTATGGGAAAACCTGTTTTTTTCGCTGGTACTGATCTCTCCGAAGCTTTTATCCATTCCTTCAGGATAGAAGAGGGGATCAAATGCGAAGCCCCTTGTTCCACGTTCCTCAGTACCTATACGTCCCTTCACCACGCCTAAAAAAACCTCGGGTTCGGAGTTGGGGGTGCAGAACCCAACAGCCGACCTGAACTCGGCGTAGCGATCTTCAACATTTTCCATTAGTTTCAGGATGCCACTGTTTCCAATGGTATCCTGTATATAGGCAGAGTATGGACCTGGGAACCATTTAAGGGCCCTTATAAAGAGTCCTGCATCCTCTACGATCACCGGACAGTCCATGACCCTGGCTGCATGCTCTGCACCGAACCTCGCCACCTCCTCCAGTGTCCCCTGGAGTTCAGGGTAGCCGATATCAGCATGCTCAAGTTCTATGCCTGTGCCATGGAATATCCTTTCTGCCTCAGATAATTTGTGTCTGTTACCTGTTATAAATGTTATCTTCAAGGATATCACACCCCTCATGAAGCATGTCCATGGTATCTTATGGGTATTTTCCTTTTGACTTCGTCTATTTATGATCCTATGATGTGTATCTTCCCCTTGACTCGATCTCATCTATCTTTTCTCTGATATCGATCCCTTCCCTCATGTAACCATCAAGGACCCTCCTGAAGCATTCATCAGCCACACGGTAGTGGGTGCTCTCAAGGGACTTCTTGAGGACGAGTAGGTCCACTCCCATGTCTTCGATTTCATCCGAGAACCTTCCAAGTCCAAAGTCTATGAAGACCACCTCATCCCCCCTGAGGATGATGTTGGATCCGGTGAGGTCGCCGTGTATTATACCCGCCCTGTGGAGCTTTGATATGTCCTCACCGATCCTCTCACAGATCCCTAGGTCCTCTTCAAGGGCTTCCTTGAACTCCAAACCATCAACGGCCTCCATCACCATCAAACCCTTCTCAGGGTCAAGGTCAAGGAGGAGGGGGGTTCGAACACCGGCATTCTTAGCCTGGTTGATAAGCCTGGCTTCCCTCCTCGTCCTTAATGATCTGAGATCCTGGTCTATTTCAGGGATCCTGTAGCCCTTGGAGATCCTTTCCTTAACCACGCACTTCCTGTCAAGCCACCCGCCCATGTATATGTTTGCCTCGGCACCCTTTGCCATGAGTTCATGGGGGAGATCTATACCACCCGGTGATTCAGACATCCATGGAACATCCACCTCATCTGTCCTGTAGCGCTGTATGACACCCGTATCCCGGATACTGTCCGGTCCGCTGTGCCTGTAGACAAGGTGGCCAAGCCAGGCTATCATGGCACCGTTATCACCGCAGTACTCTGGCGGCGGCATGTGGAAGTCGACGTAGTGTTCACTGCACATGGTCTCCATCATCTCCCTCAACCGACCGTTAACAGCCACTCCACCACATAACAGCACTTCATTCTTTTCTGTGTAGGCTAGGGCCCTCTCGGTGACCTCCACAAGCATTGAAAATGCGGTTTCCTGCAGACTGTAGGCCAGATCCTCCAGACCGGCTCCTGCCTCGAGTTTCCGGAGGGCTGCGGTGAGGAGCCCTGAGAATGAAAGGTCCATCCCCTTAACACTGTAGGGGAGTTCAATGTACCCTGATGATTCACGTGCAAGTCTTTCAATTACGGGTCCTCCAGGGTGTCCGAGGCCTGATTCACGTGCGAACTGGTCCACCATGTTGCCGACGGCAATGTCCAGGGTTTCACCGAACACACGGTAACGGCCCTGGTTGAAGGCTATCACCTGGGTGTTCCCCCCGCTTACATAGAGGGAGACCGGGTCCCTGGCTCCAGTGGTTAACCTTCCTATCTCTATATGTCCTATGCAGTGGTTCACGCCTACAATGGGGATCCTGAGGGAAAGTGCAAGGGTCCTTGCAGCGGTTGCAACGGTTCTGAGGGCAGGGCCAAGTCCAGGGCCCCTTGAAAATGATATGAGTCCAATTTCATCTATCTCCACTCCAGCGTCATGGCAGGCTTCCCTTACAAGGACCGGTATCCATCTTGCATGGTGTTCAGCGGCCTCCCTTGGGTGTATACCTCCCTTTTCTGGTATAAGTGGCTTTCCTTTTATTGCGAGTATTTCCCCGTCGTCCCGGACAATACCCACACCTGTCTTTTCGGCTGTTCCCTCTATACCAAGGCATAACATTTTCCTGACCACCGGCTGTGACATTTCTCCTAGGGTCTAATTTTATGTATTCTATGTTATATACAGTAGGAGAGGTGATTGAATGTTTGATGGACTGAAGATTTATGGGTCAGGTGATTTTCTCCATGAGGTTTATGATAGGGAAACCCTCTTCCTCTGCACCATTGCAACAACAGAAACATCAAGGATAGAGGGGATAACAGGGGCAGGAGCAAGCCCTGACTTAACAGAGTACACACCAGCAGCAGACGTTGAACTCATAGTACATGATGCCCCCAGGTGTCTTCCTGAGATACCCCAGACCATCGTGGAGGGGGAGTCCGCACCAACGCCTGCGGTTATAACAAAGGCTTCCCTTGAGCTTGCAGAGATACCCTTCATAGTGGCCGATGCAGGAGCCTCGGTGAAGCCGGATCTTCCATACATAACCATCAATTCTGTCCATGGGAGGGACATAAGGACAGGGAGGGCTGTCGATGACCCCCAGGGAATCTATGAAAGGGCCCTGATCCTGGGAAAAACCCTCTCTGAGATGACAGAACACCTTGTTATTGGTGAGAGCACACCTGCAGGTACAACAACAGCCCTGGGTGTTCTAACAGCCCTGGGATACGATGCAGACTTCAGGGTCAGTGCAAGCATGCCAGTGAACCCCCACAACCTTAAAAGGGATGTTGTGATGGAGGGCTTTAAGAAGGCAGGTATTGGACCGGGGGACTGTAGGGATGATCCCTTCATGGCTGTCGGTGCAGTTGGGGATCCAATGATACCTGCGGTGGCTGGTATATGCATGGGTAGCAGTGTCCCTGTAACCCTTGCCGGCGGGACGCAGATGACCGCTGTATGCGCCCTTATAAAGGCCCTGGACCCTGAATTTGATTTTTCAGGGACTGCAATTGCAACAACCATCTTTGTTGCAGAGGATGAGACCTCCGATATAAACAGGATAGCTGAACAGATAGATGAGATTGATATATACGCCGTCGACCCATCCTTTGAAAGGGCATCCCATAAGGGGCTTCACGAGTACCTCAACGGATCCGTGAAGGAGGGTGTTGGTGCCGGGGGCGCCATGCTGGCTGCCATGCTGCACGGTGTCTCAGTTGATGCAATCCGCGGGAGGGTTGAGGAGCTCTGCAGCAGGATATTCCCATGATATCCGGACCCGGCTCCCGGTCTGGATTTAAAGACATTCCCATGATAAGGGCGTGGATCTGAATGTCTGGATTTAAGGAGCATCTGAAGGCCATAATCCCCCATCCTCGGCTTATGGTCCTGTCAGCAGCCCTTTATATTTATGGTTTTGTTTCGAATGCCCTTGGAGCAGCCGGGAGCTATGGTTTTCTAACAGGGGACATGAACGTCTGTTTTTCACACTACCCAGGCTTCAGGGCACAGTTTATTGATTATCTTGGTGGAGTCGCCCTTGGAATATTCATCTCAAACATCAAACAGGTGCTTCTCTTTATCTTCACCCTCACCACGGCAGCCCCTGTTTTGAATTTATTCGTCCTTGCAGGTGGTCTTTTACACGCCCTCATATCAAGGATGGGCTTATATGGCATACTTGTGTATGCCGGCACACTGCACATTCACCTTGAAGTGGTGGGATGCCTCCTTTCCCTTGAAGCTGCAGCTGTCTTCTTTTACTCGCTCATGAAGTCAGTTTACGCGGGCTCTGCAGAACCATTTAAAAGGGCCTTCAGGGAGAGGCTGGTCTTCCTCTTACCGGTGATCTTACTGGTTTTTGCAGCGGCAGCCATCCTTGAGGTATTCTGGAGTACATGGTGGGTTTATACCCTCACAAAGCAGCAGGTATCATGGTCCTACTTCCATGGTCATGTCTGTTCCGTGCATGTAGGGTGAAGGGTTTGTTGGCATAGAATAATTGTAAGTGTTAATCTCACCCAGAAGTGCATGTAGGGTAATGGGAGGGTTTTTCTGTTCTGTTGAATCGGTCTCAGTGATAATTCTTGGCGGGTTATCCAGGTAAGGGTTTGTCTGGTGGTGAATGCTGGGGAGATAATGGTGAAGGATCGCTTCTCTCTTCTGTGAAAATAAATTCTGTGTTGTGATGAGTCGGTTAATCTCCTTGTGCCGATCTAAAATGATCAGAGGAGGAACACTGCAAGGGTGATGATACCGAGGGCCCAGCAGTAGTAGGCGAATACGTTAAGGTCCCTCTCCTTTATGAGCTTAAGGAAGAACTTGATTGCAGCGTAACCTGATACCGCAGCCGCCAAAAAACCGGCGATCATGCTGGCCCCAAGGAGATCAAACCCAACAATTATGTCCTTTACCTGTACAAGTGCCGCTCCAAGTATTGCGGGTATTGAGAGGAGAAAACTGTACCTGGCAACCAGCTCCCTTTCAAAGCCAAGGAAAAGACCTGCTGATATCGTTGCCCCTGAACGTGAAATCCCGGGGGCTATGGCCAGGGCCTGCGCGCACCCGATTATGAGCGAGTTACGGACACCCAGTTTTTCAATGGACAGTTTTTCACTGACGCCCCTGCTGACCCTCTCGGATCCCCACAGCAGTAGACCTGTTACAATGAGGAAGAAACCAACGGCAACCGTGCTGCTGAATAGGGCCTCAAAGAAGTCCTTAAATAACACGCCTGCAAGGCCAGCAGGCACGGTACCTATGATCACCATCCATGCAAGCCTCTTGAACCGGTCCTCCCTGATACCCTCCCTGAAGTTCCCTGATGGGATGTCCCCTATGCTGGATAGGAACGCCCTGACCATGTGCACTATATCGTTCCAGAAGTAGGTGAATACTGCAGCCAGGGTCCCCACATGGAGGACCGTGTCAAAGGCAAGGCTGCCCTGAACACCCAGGACTTCAGGTACAAGTACAAGGTGTGCTGAGCTGCTTACCGGGAGAAACTCTGTGAGTCCCTGAACTGTCCCTATGATAATCGCCTGAATAACATCCATGCTTATCACTTATAACTTATAACTTTTCACTTATAATTCAGATGTATGTGAGCCATCCGAAGCTGTCATCGGTTTCGGCCCTTATTATCCTGAAGAACTCATCCTGCAGGGTCTTGGTGACCGGCCCTCTCCTGCCGGACCCGATCTCAACACCATCCACGGACCTTACAGGCGTTATCTCTGCAGCCGTGCCGGTGAAGAATATTTCATCAGCAAGGTAGAGAAGCTCCCTTGTCAGGGGTTCTTCACGGACCTTTATACCCTCGGTCCTTGCAATTTTTATGACAGAGTCC
The sequence above is drawn from the Methanothermobacter wolfeii genome and encodes:
- a CDS encoding aconitase X catalytic domain-containing protein — protein: MYLSRTEERMYDGEFGETIQKSMEILVALGDIYGAEGMVDISSAQISGVSYKTIGDAGLEYLEDLSSRGARVKVTSTLNPAGLDLERWREMGFSEEFAERQIRIVDAYSSMDVMNTCTCTPYLIGNVPLRGSHIAWSESSAVSYANSVLGARTNREGGPGALAAAICGKTPEYGYHLDENRAATLVVDVECELSGSDYGALGHITGKMVGEGVPYFRFISKPEPDDLKTLGAAMASSGAVALYHVEGLTPEYMDADASGADDHVSIDAGDIAGARESLSTSTDEPDLVCLGCPHCSLGEIRRIASFLRNNEPGVEFWVCTSASIKSAADRMGYTETIEAAGGMLVSDTCMVVAPVEELGYGVLGVDSAKAANYIPGMCGLEAVYDDWMNLLSRP
- a CDS encoding single-stranded-DNA-specific exonuclease RecJ; amino-acid sequence: MTHRKQPSSSNKLPETITVRGGEASRVLEEHVNEGNIIRVISHNDADGLSAAGVVAKAISSKNGQFHISILSRLKREFIKKLAGEKYSLFFFCDMGSAHLEDISRLRGDVIIADHHQPSDFRTDSNIVHLNPHLHGLDGSRDLSASGTAYIATRSITRDTAPLALVGAFGDMQYDDGFRGANSFIMEEAIESGTLQAHNDLRIASRYHEPLYRSIAYTFNPPLPGLTGDMEASRGFLERIGVSYGVRYGDLSPEERDILKEELIRINPAIFGEVLTARGFQPEIRDLSDFARVLDACGKNRKYGIGIGLCLGEGEGALEVGLELQKNYREEIIRGLSWIRREGSSVMSNIQYIYSEHKTFKSIMGTIASISLSLQLLDPDIPLLGLSRMDRHVKVSARTTRSAIERGVNLGLALRDAASSFGGTGGGHDIAAGAMIPYRDMESFLQLVDEIIGTQTGKV
- a CDS encoding 30S ribosomal protein S15, with amino-acid sequence MSLKPEWVEYSDEEIEDLIVKLYREGNSASKIGIILRDQHGIPSVKAVTGLKITEILDKHELKPEYPEDLMNLIRKAVNIRDHLKEHPKDLHTRRGLQIVESKIRRLVRYYVREGVLPEGWRYDPQKAALLVK
- a CDS encoding XTP/dITP diphosphatase produces the protein MRGVISLKITFITGNRHKLSEAERIFHGTGIELEHADIGYPELQGTLEEVARFGAEHAARVMDCPVIVEDAGLFIRALKWFPGPYSAYIQDTIGNSGILKLMENVEDRYAEFRSAVGFCTPNSEPEVFLGVVKGRIGTEERGTRGFAFDPLFYPEGMDKSFGEISTSEKNRFSHRSRALKKFARWFIENYEVI
- a CDS encoding bifunctional N(6)-L-threonylcarbamoyladenine synthase/serine/threonine protein kinase, translated to MLCLGIEGTAEKTGVGIVRDDGEILAIKGKPLIPEKGGIHPREAAEHHARWIPVLVREACHDAGVEIDEIGLISFSRGPGLGPALRTVATAARTLALSLRIPIVGVNHCIGHIEIGRLTTGARDPVSLYVSGGNTQVIAFNQGRYRVFGETLDIAVGNMVDQFARESGLGHPGGPVIERLARESSGYIELPYSVKGMDLSFSGLLTAALRKLEAGAGLEDLAYSLQETAFSMLVEVTERALAYTEKNEVLLCGGVAVNGRLREMMETMCSEHYVDFHMPPPEYCGDNGAMIAWLGHLVYRHSGPDSIRDTGVIQRYRTDEVDVPWMSESPGGIDLPHELMAKGAEANIYMGGWLDRKCVVKERISKGYRIPEIDQDLRSLRTRREARLINQAKNAGVRTPLLLDLDPEKGLMVMEAVDGLEFKEALEEDLGICERIGEDISKLHRAGIIHGDLTGSNIILRGDEVVFIDFGLGRFSDEIEDMGVDLLVLKKSLESTHYRVADECFRRVLDGYMREGIDIREKIDEIESRGRYTS
- the cobT gene encoding nicotinate mononucleotide-dependent phosphoribosyltransferase CobT, with product MFDGLKIYGSGDFLHEVYDRETLFLCTIATTETSRIEGITGAGASPDLTEYTPAADVELIVHDAPRCLPEIPQTIVEGESAPTPAVITKASLELAEIPFIVADAGASVKPDLPYITINSVHGRDIRTGRAVDDPQGIYERALILGKTLSEMTEHLVIGESTPAGTTTALGVLTALGYDADFRVSASMPVNPHNLKRDVVMEGFKKAGIGPGDCRDDPFMAVGAVGDPMIPAVAGICMGSSVPVTLAGGTQMTAVCALIKALDPEFDFSGTAIATTIFVAEDETSDINRIAEQIDEIDIYAVDPSFERASHKGLHEYLNGSVKEGVGAGGAMLAAMLHGVSVDAIRGRVEELCSRIFP
- a CDS encoding undecaprenyl-diphosphate phosphatase, whose protein sequence is MDVIQAIIIGTVQGLTEFLPVSSSAHLVLVPEVLGVQGSLAFDTVLHVGTLAAVFTYFWNDIVHMVRAFLSSIGDIPSGNFREGIREDRFKRLAWMVIIGTVPAGLAGVLFKDFFEALFSSTVAVGFFLIVTGLLLWGSERVSRGVSEKLSIEKLGVRNSLIIGCAQALAIAPGISRSGATISAGLFLGFERELVARYSFLLSIPAILGAALVQVKDIIVGFDLLGASMIAGFLAAAVSGYAAIKFFLKLIKERDLNVFAYYCWALGIITLAVFLL